The Planococcus donghaensis genome contains a region encoding:
- a CDS encoding 2-hydroxymuconate tautomerase, whose product MPYVTVKMLEGRTEDQKRALVEKVSEAVSETTGAPIENVTVFIEDMKKSDYGTKGKLFSDQ is encoded by the coding sequence AAAATGCTCGAAGGTCGCACAGAAGATCAAAAACGCGCACTAGTTGAAAAGGTATCTGAAGCTGTTTCTGAAACAACTGGCGCGCCAATCGAGAACGTCACTGTCTTTATCGAAGACATGAAAAAAAGCGATTACGGCACAAAAGGCAAACTCTTTAGCGATCAATAA